In Hydrogenovibrio marinus, a single genomic region encodes these proteins:
- the moaA gene encoding GTP 3',8-cyclase MoaA produces MALIDPFNRKIEYLRVSVTDKCNYRCGYCMPEQGAHPEGRHTEYLDFDELSRIIKAFVELGVTKVRITGGEPLVRKGLSDFVSSISPLDGLKEIALSTNGHFLDKHAVALKEAGVTRANISIDSLKPELFNKITRGGDLKKVLAGVDAALEAGLNPIKFNMVVMKGTNDGEIERMVDYGLEKGVEVRFIETMPIGEAGISLMDQHYPMDAIMKRIKAHVGTDLIPSTGKSHDGPSKNFIIKGTDTRIGVISAVSQHFCESCNRVRLTARGVLALCLGQEDSVDLRTPIREGISDEGLKQMIVDAMLKKPERHFFNENVHNIEFRQMVSLGG; encoded by the coding sequence ATGGCTTTAATTGATCCTTTTAACCGAAAAATAGAATACTTGCGAGTCTCCGTTACGGACAAGTGTAACTACCGTTGTGGCTACTGTATGCCTGAGCAAGGAGCGCATCCTGAAGGCCGTCATACTGAATACCTTGATTTCGACGAACTCAGCAGAATCATCAAAGCATTTGTCGAACTTGGCGTTACAAAAGTGCGTATCACGGGGGGTGAACCTCTGGTTCGTAAAGGACTATCAGACTTTGTTTCAAGCATCAGCCCGCTGGATGGACTTAAAGAAATCGCACTTTCAACCAATGGACACTTTCTCGACAAGCATGCTGTCGCACTAAAAGAAGCTGGCGTGACCCGCGCGAATATTTCTATCGACTCGCTAAAACCAGAGTTATTTAACAAAATCACACGCGGCGGCGATCTGAAAAAGGTTCTTGCTGGCGTCGATGCTGCTTTGGAAGCAGGGCTAAACCCAATCAAGTTCAACATGGTAGTCATGAAAGGCACCAACGATGGTGAAATTGAACGCATGGTCGACTATGGTTTGGAGAAAGGTGTGGAAGTGCGCTTTATCGAAACCATGCCTATTGGGGAAGCTGGCATCAGTTTGATGGACCAACACTACCCTATGGATGCCATCATGAAACGCATTAAAGCCCATGTCGGGACTGATCTGATTCCATCAACAGGCAAATCACATGATGGACCATCAAAGAATTTCATTATTAAAGGCACCGACACACGTATAGGCGTTATTTCTGCGGTATCTCAGCACTTTTGTGAAAGCTGTAACCGCGTGAGACTGACTGCACGAGGCGTGTTGGCACTTTGTTTGGGTCAGGAAGACTCCGTTGACCTAAGAACCCCTATTCGCGAAGGCATCAGCGACGAAGGCCTGAAACAAATGATTGTCGATGCCATGTTGAAAAAGCCGGAACGTCACTTTTTTAACGAAAACGTACACAATATTGAATTTCGCCAAATGGTCAGCCTAGGCGGCTGA
- a CDS encoding c-type cytochrome, protein MFSTKKTLLAAGIATFAFAGSAFAMSGNSGSNSGDAAKMDGKYASNYKEIIEANGGKYLDSKVIAQILGKDAMNGREGLIGKLDPNNPYSFEVDDAIDGGDHGNGQCKIPAAFTDIHDAAKKHYYDDTTFVANGFGTPIAESAMKIWNISVDGDGNGLPDPKVGMTVSKGGEVYVKFCGMCHGEFGEGAKGYLPLAVDESLVATDPRAPAPMKTVGNYWPYATTLFDYIRRAMPFWTPNAPYIGDAGYMGMVGYIMQSNYIPKGFDKDGNPVQLDDDDFYNSVMLMKQNKFMKNQGNFFCDHRPVVHNPRCMKDCPDYMVGDGKGNIKHFTEARKLPDGSFQYNVPQRLHEAPPGVGHAGM, encoded by the coding sequence ATGTTCAGTACTAAGAAAACTCTACTAGCAGCAGGTATTGCTACATTTGCTTTCGCAGGTTCTGCGTTCGCAATGTCTGGCAACTCTGGCAGCAACTCTGGTGATGCTGCGAAAATGGACGGCAAATATGCTTCCAACTACAAAGAAATCATCGAAGCGAATGGTGGTAAGTACCTAGATTCTAAAGTTATTGCTCAGATCCTAGGTAAAGACGCTATGAACGGTCGTGAAGGTCTAATTGGTAAATTGGATCCAAACAACCCATACTCTTTCGAAGTTGATGATGCTATCGATGGTGGTGATCACGGTAACGGTCAGTGTAAAATCCCTGCGGCTTTCACTGATATCCATGATGCCGCTAAGAAGCACTACTATGATGACACGACTTTTGTTGCAAACGGTTTTGGTACGCCAATCGCTGAATCTGCAATGAAAATCTGGAACATCTCTGTAGATGGTGACGGTAACGGTCTTCCAGATCCAAAAGTCGGTATGACTGTATCAAAAGGTGGTGAAGTTTACGTTAAGTTCTGTGGTATGTGTCACGGTGAATTCGGTGAAGGTGCTAAAGGTTATCTACCTCTAGCAGTTGACGAAAGCCTTGTTGCTACTGACCCACGTGCTCCAGCACCAATGAAAACTGTTGGTAACTACTGGCCCTATGCTACGACTTTGTTTGACTACATCCGTCGTGCAATGCCTTTCTGGACACCTAACGCACCATATATCGGTGATGCAGGGTACATGGGTATGGTTGGTTACATCATGCAATCAAACTACATTCCAAAAGGTTTCGACAAAGACGGAAACCCAGTGCAGTTAGATGATGATGATTTCTATAACTCTGTAATGCTAATGAAGCAAAACAAGTTCATGAAAAACCAAGGCAACTTCTTCTGTGACCACCGTCCAGTTGTTCACAACCCACGTTGCATGAAAGACTGTCCTGACTATATGGTTGGTGATGGTAAAGGTAACATCAAGCACTTTACAGAAGCGCGTAAACTACCTGATGGTAGCTTCCAGTACAACGTTCCACAACGTTTACACGAAGCACCTCCAGGTGTTGGTCACGCTGGTATGTAA
- the soxC gene encoding sulfite dehydrogenase, with translation MTDKIVEKVAIQTEESRNQSRRAFLKGSAAVAGGVLFTKSALADSVDGVNKFDPAKAVAPYKGEKEITTVLPDQMERKSLGFGVRKYPYGMPSPYEKEVQRRTLEWLTPDSMASITMTPIQSLNGIITPNGLHFERYHGGVPTIDPAKHRLVIHGLVERPLIFTMDDLKRFPSISRIHFIECPANGAMEWKGVQLNSVQWTHGMMSCVEYTGVRLSDLLKEAGIKPEGKWIIPEGSDASGMSRSIPVDMAMDDCYVAYAQNGEALRREQGYPIRLVVPGCEANMWVKYLRRIYVHDVPLQHREETSKYTELMPDGTAQRFSWYMEANSVITYPSPDFKMQGPGKYYVRGLAWSGRGKVAHVDVSFDGGKNWKEAHFTSPVLDKAWTRFEIEWDWDGSEAFLMSRTTDETGYVQPTMPQMRAIEGTNNVYHRTAMVTWRVHPWDNGANGGLIQNVQY, from the coding sequence ATGACAGATAAAATCGTTGAAAAGGTTGCGATCCAAACTGAGGAATCTCGCAATCAAAGCCGTCGTGCTTTCCTAAAAGGAAGTGCGGCTGTGGCGGGGGGTGTACTGTTCACCAAGTCCGCTCTAGCTGACTCGGTTGATGGAGTCAACAAGTTCGACCCTGCTAAAGCAGTCGCACCTTACAAAGGCGAAAAAGAAATTACAACCGTCCTACCTGATCAGATGGAACGTAAATCTCTTGGTTTCGGTGTTCGTAAATATCCTTACGGCATGCCTTCTCCATATGAGAAAGAAGTTCAACGTCGTACTCTTGAGTGGCTAACACCTGACTCAATGGCGTCGATCACTATGACACCAATCCAAAGCCTAAACGGTATTATCACACCAAACGGTCTTCACTTCGAACGTTACCACGGTGGTGTACCAACTATCGATCCTGCTAAGCATCGTCTAGTTATTCACGGTTTGGTTGAGCGTCCATTGATCTTCACTATGGATGACCTAAAGCGTTTCCCTTCAATTTCTCGTATTCACTTCATCGAATGTCCTGCTAACGGTGCGATGGAATGGAAGGGCGTTCAGTTGAACTCAGTTCAATGGACTCACGGGATGATGTCATGTGTTGAATACACTGGTGTTCGTCTATCTGACCTTCTAAAAGAAGCTGGTATCAAACCAGAAGGTAAGTGGATTATTCCTGAAGGTTCTGATGCATCTGGTATGTCTCGTTCTATCCCTGTTGATATGGCGATGGATGACTGCTATGTTGCTTACGCACAGAACGGTGAAGCGCTACGTCGTGAACAAGGTTACCCAATTCGTTTGGTTGTTCCTGGTTGTGAAGCTAACATGTGGGTTAAATACCTGCGTCGTATCTACGTACACGATGTTCCTCTACAACACCGTGAAGAAACTTCTAAGTACACTGAGCTTATGCCAGACGGTACTGCCCAACGTTTCTCATGGTACATGGAAGCTAACTCTGTAATCACTTACCCATCTCCAGACTTCAAAATGCAAGGTCCTGGTAAATACTACGTTCGTGGTCTAGCATGGTCCGGTCGCGGTAAAGTTGCTCACGTTGATGTTTCGTTCGACGGTGGTAAAAACTGGAAAGAAGCACACTTTACTTCACCTGTTCTTGATAAAGCTTGGACTCGTTTCGAAATCGAATGGGATTGGGATGGTTCTGAAGCATTCTTGATGAGCCGTACTACAGACGAAACCGGGTATGTACAGCCTACAATGCCACAAATGCGTGCAATTGAAGGAACGAACAACGTTTACCACCGTACTGCGATGGTAACCTGGAGAGTACATCCTTGGGATAACGGTGCAAACGGAGGCTTGATTCAAAATGTTCAGTACTAA
- the hemB gene encoding porphobilinogen synthase, with protein sequence MIERQFPITRMRRMRKDEFSRRLMRENVLTAGDLIYPMFVIEGVNKREPVASMPNIERLSIDLLVAEAQELFELGIPMIALFPVPHADTKTLEAAEAYNPDGLVQRTIRAIKEAVPEMGVMTDVALDPYTTHGQDGIIDEEGYVLNDDTIDVLMKQALSHAEAGADVVAPSDMMDGRIIEIRELLEDNGYINTRIMAYSAKYASAYYGPFRDAVGSSGNLGKADKKTYQMDPANSNEALHEVALDLNEGADMVMVKPGVPYLDIVRRVKDEFKAPTFVYHVSGEFAMLKAAALNGWIDERAVVLETLLGCKRAGADGILTYYAKDAAKWLAE encoded by the coding sequence ATGATTGAACGCCAATTTCCAATTACCCGCATGAGACGTATGAGAAAAGACGAATTTTCGCGTCGTTTGATGAGAGAAAACGTCCTGACCGCGGGAGATTTAATCTATCCGATGTTTGTAATTGAGGGGGTTAACAAAAGAGAACCAGTTGCCTCGATGCCAAACATTGAGAGGCTGAGTATAGACCTTTTGGTTGCGGAAGCTCAAGAACTATTTGAGTTGGGGATTCCGATGATTGCGCTTTTCCCTGTACCTCATGCGGACACCAAAACTTTGGAGGCTGCCGAAGCCTACAACCCAGACGGGTTGGTGCAGAGAACGATTCGCGCCATTAAAGAAGCTGTGCCGGAAATGGGAGTGATGACGGATGTGGCGCTTGACCCTTATACCACGCATGGACAGGACGGGATTATTGACGAAGAAGGGTATGTGTTGAATGATGATACTATCGACGTGTTGATGAAACAGGCGTTGTCTCATGCTGAAGCCGGTGCTGATGTTGTCGCACCTTCGGACATGATGGATGGTCGTATTATCGAGATCCGTGAACTATTGGAAGATAATGGATATATCAATACCCGTATCATGGCGTATTCGGCAAAATATGCGTCGGCTTATTATGGACCTTTCCGTGATGCGGTAGGGTCTTCAGGTAACTTGGGTAAAGCCGATAAGAAAACTTATCAAATGGATCCCGCCAATAGTAACGAAGCCCTTCATGAAGTGGCGTTGGACTTAAACGAAGGTGCCGATATGGTCATGGTGAAACCAGGTGTACCTTATTTGGATATTGTCCGCCGAGTGAAAGATGAGTTTAAAGCGCCAACCTTTGTTTATCACGTGAGTGGTGAGTTCGCTATGCTAAAAGCGGCAGCACTCAACGGTTGGATTGATGAGCGCGCAGTTGTTTTGGAAACACTACTTGGTTGTAAGCGCGCAGGCGCGGATGGCATTCTGACCTATTACGCCAAAGACGCTGCAAAATGGCTTGCTGAGTAA
- the aroE gene encoding shikimate dehydrogenase, with the protein MSSVDCYAVVGNPIAHSKSPQIHRLFAEQTDQVLVYEAIRIDPEQTPFEYAVRQLMAKGYKGLNVTVPFKLDAYQFATELTERAKTAQAVNTLKFGEDGSILGDNTDGIGLVNDIEINGNRPFKDKRVLILGAGGAVQGILQPLLEKAPATVHIANRTAEKAQELAERFSNGIVMTASGWGDIPCEQGFDIIINGTSASLENKVPLISPACLKSGNLVYDMMYGPKPTVFIDWAKQHQPSCQVMDGLGMLVGQAAEAFYLWRGVRPETARVIQQIRESISA; encoded by the coding sequence ATGTCATCCGTTGATTGTTATGCAGTAGTTGGCAATCCGATTGCCCACTCAAAATCCCCGCAGATTCATCGCTTGTTTGCCGAACAGACAGATCAAGTGCTTGTGTATGAAGCGATTCGTATTGACCCTGAGCAAACACCTTTTGAGTATGCCGTCCGCCAATTGATGGCAAAAGGTTACAAAGGGTTGAATGTCACCGTGCCTTTTAAGTTGGATGCTTACCAATTTGCGACTGAACTAACTGAAAGAGCGAAAACTGCACAAGCCGTTAATACCTTGAAGTTTGGTGAAGACGGTTCGATATTAGGGGACAACACCGATGGCATTGGGCTGGTCAATGATATTGAAATCAACGGCAACAGACCTTTCAAAGATAAGCGTGTTTTGATTCTGGGGGCTGGTGGCGCTGTGCAGGGCATTTTGCAACCGCTATTGGAAAAGGCTCCTGCCACTGTTCATATCGCAAATCGTACTGCTGAGAAGGCGCAAGAACTTGCAGAACGCTTTAGCAATGGTATTGTGATGACGGCCAGCGGCTGGGGAGATATTCCTTGTGAGCAGGGCTTTGATATCATTATCAACGGTACGTCGGCCAGTCTTGAAAATAAAGTGCCACTCATTTCCCCAGCATGCTTAAAATCCGGCAACTTGGTGTATGACATGATGTATGGCCCAAAACCGACCGTTTTTATAGATTGGGCAAAACAACATCAGCCGAGCTGTCAGGTGATGGATGGTCTAGGGATGTTGGTCGGTCAGGCGGCAGAAGCTTTTTATCTGTGGCGAGGGGTTCGTCCTGAAACGGCAAGGGTTATCCAGCAGATCAGAGAGAGTATTTCGGCTTAA